The Clostridium beijerinckii genomic sequence ATGCTTTAATTAATTATGTAGTTGATGTATTTGCAAGAAAGGCTGTAGTAACAGAAAATATTATGGGATTAGCAGCATTAAAGTCTAATAAAACAGTAAAAACTATTGCTGATTGGAAGGCATTAAAATCATCTATAAATAAAGATTTAGATCCAGGAGTATTATTTGGAACTGTTATAGTTACTAATCAAGATGGATTTGACGTTCTTGATGCTGCTTTAGATTCTTTCGGAAGACCAATATTGCAACCAAATCCAGCAAATCCAACACAATCTTTATTCAAAGGTTATCCAATTGCAGTTTATTCGAATACTATGCTACCAACAACAAATGGTAAAGCCCCTATTATTTATGGAAACTTAAGTTGTGCAGTATGTTTTGTAGATTTAAATGGTCAAATAGCATTTGCAACTTCAAGTGAAGCTGGATTTATGAGTAATACTACTATTGCAAGGCTTATAGAGTTCATAGATATAGTACAATGTGATAACTCTGATAAGTGTTATATATATGGAGAAATAGCAGTTGAACCAGCAGCTTAATTTTAGGGCTTAATGCCCTTCCTTCAGGAGGTGGAGGTAATATGGATTTATCAACAATAAAGAGTTTTTTAAGAGTAGATTTTGATGATGACGATGAATTAATTAAACTATTCATTGAAGTTGGAAAGAAGTATATTACAGATGGATTTGCAGAATATAGCGATGAAAACCCATCACATAAGTTGTTATTATTAAAGGCTATTAAAACTTTATATGATAGTAGAGATGATAATAATGATAGTGTTTATTTGAGTATAAAACTTCAAGAAAACTTAGGGGGCTTAGATGGATAAGCTAGCTGATAGATTAAATAATAGAATAGATGTTTATGGAAAAGTTAAATTCGAAAATGAATTTCATGAAGAAGATTATCATTTTGATAAGATAAAATCTGTTTGGAGTGAAATAATTCCTACAGGTGGAAGTTTGGCAACTGGCCAAGGTGATACTATTTATGCAAAAATAACTCATAAAATTACTGTTAGAGATAAATCTATACGTAATTTATCTAATGATATGTATTTTATGTATAAAGGATTAAGGTATGATATTAATTTCTTTCAGCCAAATTACAAATATAAAGATGCTATAGAGATTATGTGTACGTTAGTTATACAAAACCCAAAGGACTTGGGGGTGCAAGAAGATGGATGATGGCTTTAATTTTAAAGAGTTAGATTCATTTCAAAAGCAAATGTTAGAGGTTGCTAATGATACAATGCCTAAAGAATCTAAGAAATTTATTAGAAAAGAAGGTACTAAGTTAAGAAAAAATACATCTAAAAAGGCAAGACAAAAGGTAAAGAAGGAAACAGGTAAATACTTTAAATCTATTAAACGAGGAAAAGTTTATTATTATAATGGTAACCTATCTATAAGAACTTATTCTACAGCTCCACATGCACATTTAATAGAGAAAGGTCATAGGCAAGTAACTAAAGATGGGAAAGAAGTTGGTTGGGTAGATGGAAAACATATTTTCGAAGATACTCAGAAAGAATTTGAAGAACAATATTTTAAAGATAATGAAGAATTTGTAGAAGAAATAGTAAAGACTTTATTAGTAAATAAGTTGAAAGGTTAAGTGTATATGGTAAAGTTGAATGAAATAAGAACAGCAATTAATAATACTATTATTAATGCACTAAAAGGTACTAAATTTGAAGGAGTTAAACCTACAGCAATAGATTTTACAGATGGAATACCAAGGCCATCTATAAGACTAATCTTTGACAATTCTAGAACTGGAAAGTCGAATAGTAATTTGAAAGAAAGAACCCTAACTGTTAGGGTTTATTTTTATGCTGAAAATAAGGATAGATACAGAAATGACAATATAGAAATGCAAGATATATTGGAAAATACATTTTTAGAGGATGTAAAAGTCACTGATACTTTCTATATGCCACTTGTTGAAGATGGAGAAGTTGAATGTGAGGTAGTTGATACAGTACTTCAATGCAGTTTTGATTTATATTCTCTTGAGGAAATATATGATGATTTAAATTTAGAACCAATCGAAGAATTAAATTTCAATTTAAATTTAGAAGAATAGGAGTGATGATATGACAGTTACAATGCCAAATATTGATGTATCATTCAGTCAAAAAGCAGCTTCGCTTCCTGAGAGAAGTGAAAGAGGTTATGCAATATTAATAGTTAA encodes the following:
- a CDS encoding head-tail connector protein, with product MDLSTIKSFLRVDFDDDDELIKLFIEVGKKYITDGFAEYSDENPSHKLLLLKAIKTLYDSRDDNNDSVYLSIKLQENLGGLDG
- a CDS encoding head-tail adaptor protein, translated to MDKLADRLNNRIDVYGKVKFENEFHEEDYHFDKIKSVWSEIIPTGGSLATGQGDTIYAKITHKITVRDKSIRNLSNDMYFMYKGLRYDINFFQPNYKYKDAIEIMCTLVIQNPKDLGVQEDG
- a CDS encoding HK97 gp10 family phage protein, whose protein sequence is MDDGFNFKELDSFQKQMLEVANDTMPKESKKFIRKEGTKLRKNTSKKARQKVKKETGKYFKSIKRGKVYYYNGNLSIRTYSTAPHAHLIEKGHRQVTKDGKEVGWVDGKHIFEDTQKEFEEQYFKDNEEFVEEIVKTLLVNKLKG
- a CDS encoding phage tail terminator family protein encodes the protein MVKLNEIRTAINNTIINALKGTKFEGVKPTAIDFTDGIPRPSIRLIFDNSRTGKSNSNLKERTLTVRVYFYAENKDRYRNDNIEMQDILENTFLEDVKVTDTFYMPLVEDGEVECEVVDTVLQCSFDLYSLEEIYDDLNLEPIEELNFNLNLEE